A single region of the Elizabethkingia sp. JS20170427COW genome encodes:
- a CDS encoding aconitate hydratase, producing the protein MTFDFDMIKNVYADFENRVNAAREYMGRPLTYSEKILCSHLFSTQKPEAFKRGESYVDFAPDRVAMQDATAQMALLQFMQAGKKKVAVPSTVHADHLIQARVGADKDLVEAENKNNEVYQFLQSVSNKYGIGFWKAGAGIIHQVVLENYAFPGGMMIGTDSHTVNAGGLGMVAIGVGGADAVDVMAGMAWELKFPKMIGIKLTGKLSGWCAPKDIILKVAGLLTVKGGTGAIVEYFGEGAESLSCTGKGTICNMGAEIGATTSIFAYDKSMSNYLRSTHRADLADAADAIASALRPDAEVYAEPEKYYDQVIEINLDELEPALNGPFSPDLYTPISKMKEIAEKNGWPTKVEVGLIGSCTNSSYEDISRAASVAKQAKDKNLEVKAEYTITPGSEQVRFTVERDGYLDTFAEIGGKVFANACGPCIGQWAREGAEKQEKNTIVHSFNRNFSKRADGNPNTYAFVGSPELVTALAIAGDLTFNPATDKLINKDGVEVMLDEPQGYELPTRGFDVEDAGFIAPAEDGSNVEVIVAPTSDRLQILEAFPAWDGKNISGAKLLIKAFGKCTTDHISMAGPWLKYRGHLDNISNNMLIGAVNAFNMETNKVKNELSGEYTEVPASARAYKAAGVPTVVVGDENYGEGSSREHAAMEPRHLGVRAVLVKSFARIHETNLKKQGMLALTFADKADYDKIQEGDTINFLDLDQFAPAKPLTLEFVHADGSKDTIVANHTYNEGQIEWFKAGSALNLIKQQSK; encoded by the coding sequence ATGACCTTTGATTTTGATATGATCAAAAATGTTTACGCTGATTTTGAAAACAGAGTAAACGCTGCAAGAGAGTATATGGGAAGACCTCTTACTTATTCCGAAAAGATTTTATGTTCCCACTTATTTTCAACTCAAAAACCTGAAGCTTTCAAAAGAGGTGAGTCCTATGTAGACTTCGCTCCAGATAGAGTAGCAATGCAAGATGCTACTGCTCAGATGGCTCTTCTTCAGTTTATGCAAGCGGGTAAAAAGAAAGTTGCGGTACCTTCAACTGTACACGCAGACCACCTTATCCAAGCAAGAGTTGGAGCTGATAAAGACTTAGTGGAAGCTGAAAACAAAAATAACGAAGTTTACCAATTCCTTCAATCTGTATCTAACAAATACGGTATCGGATTCTGGAAAGCTGGTGCTGGTATCATCCACCAAGTAGTGCTAGAAAACTACGCTTTCCCTGGTGGTATGATGATTGGTACCGACTCTCACACTGTAAACGCTGGGGGACTTGGCATGGTTGCTATTGGTGTTGGTGGTGCTGATGCTGTTGACGTAATGGCAGGTATGGCTTGGGAACTTAAATTCCCTAAAATGATCGGTATCAAACTTACTGGTAAACTTAGTGGATGGTGTGCTCCTAAAGATATCATCTTAAAAGTAGCTGGCTTACTTACTGTAAAAGGTGGTACAGGTGCTATCGTAGAATACTTTGGTGAAGGTGCTGAATCTCTATCTTGTACTGGTAAAGGTACTATCTGTAACATGGGTGCTGAGATTGGTGCAACCACTTCTATCTTTGCTTACGATAAAAGCATGAGCAACTACCTAAGATCTACTCACCGTGCTGACCTAGCCGATGCTGCTGATGCTATTGCTAGTGCACTAAGACCAGATGCTGAAGTATATGCAGAACCTGAAAAATACTACGATCAAGTTATTGAAATTAATCTTGATGAACTAGAACCAGCTCTTAACGGTCCTTTCTCTCCAGATTTATACACTCCAATTTCTAAAATGAAAGAAATTGCTGAGAAAAATGGATGGCCAACTAAAGTAGAGGTAGGTTTAATTGGTTCTTGTACCAACTCTTCATACGAAGATATCTCTAGAGCTGCTTCTGTTGCTAAACAAGCTAAAGACAAAAACCTTGAAGTAAAAGCTGAATACACAATTACTCCAGGATCTGAACAAGTAAGATTTACTGTAGAAAGAGATGGTTACCTAGATACTTTCGCAGAAATCGGTGGTAAAGTATTCGCTAACGCTTGTGGTCCTTGTATTGGACAATGGGCTCGTGAGGGTGCTGAAAAACAAGAAAAAAACACTATCGTACACTCTTTCAACAGAAACTTCTCTAAAAGAGCAGATGGTAACCCTAACACTTATGCATTCGTAGGTTCTCCTGAATTAGTAACTGCATTAGCAATTGCGGGAGACTTAACCTTCAACCCTGCAACAGACAAACTTATCAACAAAGATGGTGTTGAAGTAATGTTAGATGAACCTCAAGGTTATGAACTTCCTACAAGAGGATTCGACGTTGAAGATGCTGGATTTATCGCTCCTGCTGAAGATGGTTCTAACGTAGAAGTAATCGTTGCTCCTACTTCTGATAGACTTCAGATTCTTGAAGCTTTCCCTGCTTGGGATGGTAAAAACATTTCTGGTGCTAAATTATTAATTAAAGCTTTCGGAAAATGTACTACCGACCACATCTCTATGGCTGGTCCATGGTTGAAATACAGAGGTCACCTAGATAACATCTCTAACAACATGCTTATCGGTGCTGTAAACGCATTCAACATGGAAACCAACAAAGTGAAAAATGAACTTAGTGGTGAATATACAGAAGTTCCTGCTTCTGCAAGAGCTTACAAAGCTGCAGGAGTTCCAACAGTAGTAGTAGGTGACGAAAACTACGGTGAAGGTTCTTCAAGAGAGCACGCTGCAATGGAACCAAGACACCTTGGTGTAAGAGCAGTATTAGTAAAATCTTTCGCTCGTATCCACGAAACTAACCTTAAAAAACAAGGTATGCTTGCTTTAACTTTCGCAGATAAAGCAGACTACGACAAAATCCAAGAAGGAGATACTATCAACTTCTTAGATTTAGATCAATTTGCTCCAGCAAAACCTTTAACTTTAGAGTTTGTTCATGCTGATGGTAGCAAAGACACTATTGTTGCTAACCACACTTACAACGAAGGTCAGATTGAATGGTTTAAAGCAGGTTCTGCTCTTAACCTTATCAAACAACAAAGCAAATAA
- a CDS encoding M20 family metallo-hydrolase, translated as MEQKLQLNTVDTLYIEVLELLKALIKTQSFSREEDKTAEIIGNFLADKGVKYKREQNNIWAKNLYFDESKPTILFNSHHDTVKPNQSYINDPFDAFEKDGKLFGLGSNDAGGALVSLIATFLYFYNRQDLKYNIILSATAEEEISGQNGVASILHHFGELDFAIVGEPTEMQLAIAEKGLLVLDCTAKGTPSHAAHPNDDNAILNAIDDIQWVRNYEFPKISPWLGKVKMTTTVINAGQLHNVVPDSCQFTIDCRVTDQYSNKEVYEIIQAHLKSEVKPRSLRLNSSSISEEHPVVKAGLALGRTCYGSPTSSDQAVIPFPSLKLGPGLSTRSHSADEFIYLDEIKEGIELYIKILEQIIYYI; from the coding sequence ATGGAACAAAAATTACAGCTTAATACTGTAGATACTTTATACATTGAAGTTTTAGAACTTCTTAAAGCGTTAATCAAAACTCAGTCGTTTAGCAGGGAAGAAGATAAAACGGCGGAGATTATCGGGAATTTCCTTGCGGACAAAGGAGTGAAATACAAAAGAGAACAGAATAATATCTGGGCAAAAAACCTGTATTTTGACGAGTCAAAACCTACCATTTTATTTAATTCTCATCACGATACTGTAAAACCCAACCAGAGTTACATCAATGATCCTTTTGATGCTTTTGAGAAAGACGGAAAATTATTCGGATTGGGAAGCAATGATGCAGGAGGAGCTTTGGTATCACTGATTGCCACGTTTCTTTATTTTTATAATCGTCAGGATTTAAAATATAATATCATCCTTTCTGCAACTGCAGAAGAGGAAATCTCTGGCCAGAATGGTGTTGCCTCTATTTTGCATCATTTTGGGGAATTGGATTTTGCTATCGTTGGCGAACCTACCGAAATGCAGCTGGCTATTGCCGAAAAGGGACTTTTAGTTTTGGATTGCACGGCAAAAGGTACCCCTTCTCACGCTGCACATCCTAATGATGATAATGCCATTCTGAATGCTATTGATGACATTCAATGGGTAAGAAATTATGAATTTCCAAAAATTTCCCCATGGTTAGGGAAGGTAAAAATGACGACCACCGTGATTAATGCAGGGCAACTTCATAATGTAGTTCCGGATAGCTGTCAGTTTACAATCGACTGTAGAGTTACGGATCAGTACAGTAATAAAGAGGTTTACGAAATCATTCAGGCTCATTTAAAATCTGAAGTAAAACCAAGATCATTACGACTCAACTCGTCTTCTATTTCCGAAGAACACCCGGTAGTGAAGGCTGGACTGGCCTTAGGAAGAACTTGTTATGGCTCGCCAACGTCATCCGATCAGGCAGTAATTCCATTTCCTTCTTTGAAGCTGGGGCCTGGACTTTCCACCCGTTCGCACTCAGCAGACGAATTTATTTACCTAGATGAAATTAAGGAAGGAATAGAATTGTACATCAAAATATTAGAACAGATAATTTATTATATTTAA
- the gdhA gene encoding NADP-specific glutamate dehydrogenase codes for MSTKLNLQDFIEKVKRENPNEPQFHQAVHEVAEILIPYINEHPQYLENKVLERLVEPERVIQFKVTWEDDNGEIQINKGYRIQMNSCIGPYKGGLRFHPSVNLGILKFLAFEQVFKNSLTTLPMGGGKGGSNFDPKGKSDREIMRFCKAFMEELYKHIDENTDVPAGDIGVGGREIGYLFGHYKKLRSKFTGVLTGKGLGFGGSLIRPEATGYGLLYFVECMLKEKNESIVGKTVSISGSGNVSLYAAEKCIELGAKVLTLSDSSGYIYDPEGIDAEKLKTVFKIKLEDYARISEYIQYYPHATFVAGKRPWEVKCDIALPNACENELDLSDAQKLHANGCILVAEGANMPSTPEAVHFFLDNGILYGLGKAANAGGVATSGLEMSQNSLRLNWTREEVDQRLKRIMQDIHEQCKQYGGSIHNNINYYKGANIAGFVKVADALIAQGF; via the coding sequence ATGTCAACAAAACTCAACCTTCAAGACTTTATCGAAAAGGTGAAAAGAGAAAACCCTAACGAACCTCAATTCCACCAAGCTGTTCATGAAGTAGCAGAAATCCTTATCCCTTACATTAATGAACATCCACAATACCTAGAGAACAAAGTATTGGAAAGATTGGTAGAACCTGAAAGAGTTATCCAATTCAAGGTAACTTGGGAAGATGACAACGGAGAAATACAAATCAACAAAGGATACCGCATTCAGATGAACTCTTGCATAGGCCCATATAAAGGAGGCTTAAGATTTCACCCTTCAGTAAACTTGGGTATTCTTAAATTTTTAGCCTTTGAGCAAGTCTTTAAAAACAGCCTTACAACACTTCCTATGGGAGGAGGAAAAGGAGGTTCCAATTTCGATCCTAAAGGAAAATCCGACAGGGAAATCATGAGATTCTGCAAAGCCTTTATGGAAGAGCTTTACAAACACATCGATGAAAACACCGACGTTCCTGCTGGAGATATTGGTGTTGGCGGAAGAGAAATAGGCTATCTTTTCGGGCACTACAAAAAATTAAGAAGCAAATTCACAGGTGTTTTAACTGGCAAAGGACTAGGTTTTGGAGGCTCTCTAATCCGACCTGAGGCAACAGGCTATGGCCTTCTTTACTTTGTTGAATGCATGTTAAAAGAAAAGAACGAAAGCATTGTTGGAAAAACGGTTTCTATTTCCGGATCTGGTAATGTTTCATTATATGCTGCTGAAAAATGCATTGAGCTAGGCGCTAAAGTACTAACCTTATCCGACTCTTCTGGATATATCTACGATCCTGAAGGAATTGATGCTGAAAAATTAAAAACCGTCTTCAAAATTAAACTAGAAGATTACGCAAGAATCAGCGAGTACATCCAATACTACCCTCATGCAACATTTGTAGCAGGAAAAAGACCTTGGGAAGTAAAATGCGACATCGCTCTTCCCAACGCTTGCGAAAATGAACTAGATCTTAGCGATGCTCAAAAATTACACGCCAATGGCTGTATATTGGTTGCGGAAGGTGCAAATATGCCTTCTACTCCTGAAGCAGTACACTTCTTCTTAGATAACGGGATCCTATATGGTTTAGGAAAAGCAGCTAATGCAGGAGGCGTTGCTACCTCTGGACTAGAGATGTCCCAAAACTCTCTTCGACTTAACTGGACCAGAGAAGAGGTAGACCAAAGGTTAAAGCGCATCATGCAAGACATCCATGAGCAATGCAAGCAATATGGAGGAAGCATCCACAATAACATCAACTACTACAAAGGCGCTAATATTGCGGGATTTGTAAAAGTTGCCGACGCTCTTATCGCTCAAGGATTTTAA
- a CDS encoding WG repeat-containing protein, with protein MKLKLLFLAMVVSSLFYGNIQSFRRLDRDTLKEQIPELIPKKSKGKFGYINTQKKYVISPQYDLALFFTEDCNLVNSPKEEVQAYGSAEYATVEINKVAYRIDKSGKKVYRYKQGDLGICPSRKMNPVYETYERNGKYGLALRNYTGDSRFTNVIILSSYQYLYILEGGDVHQPMIIAVQNDKFGIITKDNQVVIPFEYEDIKKNMSWKEAHLFEVSKNGRNYFFLDKEGNSY; from the coding sequence ATGAAGTTAAAATTATTGTTTCTGGCGATGGTAGTATCTTCCTTATTCTATGGAAATATTCAGTCGTTTAGGCGACTGGATAGAGATACCCTTAAAGAGCAAATCCCAGAATTGATTCCTAAGAAAAGTAAAGGGAAGTTTGGGTATATCAATACTCAAAAAAAATATGTGATTTCTCCTCAATATGATTTAGCTTTATTTTTTACAGAAGATTGTAATCTTGTGAATTCTCCTAAGGAGGAAGTACAAGCCTATGGGTCGGCAGAATATGCAACGGTTGAGATCAATAAAGTAGCTTACCGTATTGATAAATCTGGAAAAAAAGTGTACCGATACAAGCAAGGAGATTTGGGAATATGCCCTTCCCGTAAGATGAATCCTGTATATGAAACTTATGAAAGAAATGGCAAATATGGCTTGGCGTTGCGAAATTACACAGGAGACAGTAGGTTTACCAATGTCATTATTTTATCGAGCTATCAATATTTGTATATCTTAGAAGGTGGAGATGTGCATCAACCGATGATTATTGCAGTACAAAATGATAAATTCGGGATTATTACTAAAGACAACCAAGTGGTTATCCCCTTCGAGTATGAGGATATTAAGAAAAATATGTCATGGAAGGAAGCACATCTTTTTGAAGTAAGTAAGAATGGTAGAAATTATTTTTTCTTAGATAAGGAAGGAAATAGTTATTAA
- a CDS encoding DUF2752 domain-containing protein gives MKKKHTIIIALLGLGVLYYFYRYTPGEGGVFLTCPFKLFTGYDCPGCGTQRALHYLLHGQIDKVWQENALLLPGVLLTLVLIGLRWLAPNFYQKLMQRINFVHFIILVIFIIGYGVVRNF, from the coding sequence ATGAAAAAAAAACATACTATAATAATAGCCTTATTGGGGCTAGGAGTGTTGTATTATTTTTACCGATATACACCAGGAGAGGGAGGTGTCTTTTTGACCTGTCCTTTTAAGCTTTTTACAGGATATGATTGCCCAGGATGTGGTACTCAGCGGGCTTTGCATTATTTATTACATGGGCAAATAGACAAGGTATGGCAGGAAAATGCATTGCTTCTTCCTGGGGTGCTATTAACACTAGTGTTAATAGGATTGAGATGGCTAGCTCCCAATTTTTATCAAAAGTTGATGCAGCGAATCAATTTTGTACATTTTATCATTTTAGTGATATTTATTATAGGCTATGGGGTTGTTAGAAATTTTTAA
- the argB gene encoding acetylglutamate kinase, whose protein sequence is MWLEKNEKSTLEQLNIIKIGGNIIDQPEKLEKFLKNFSELQGHKILVHGGGKIATDLAKTMQIPQQMVEGRRVTNANTLQLITMVYGGLISKNIVAQLAAQGNAAIGLSGADANTVVSKKRPVKTVDYGFVGDVKKVNAEAIQKIVNAGFIPVFCAITHDEKGQLLNTNADTMASEIATALSVNFKTSLYYCFEKKGVLENVEDENSVIAAINPENYEQLKAEGKIFQGMIPKLDNAFSAIYKGVQAVHILQAEDLLATIKNKENHGTKITA, encoded by the coding sequence ATGTGGTTAGAAAAAAATGAAAAAAGCACCTTGGAACAGCTGAACATTATTAAAATTGGTGGAAACATCATCGATCAACCTGAAAAATTAGAGAAATTCTTGAAGAATTTTTCTGAGCTTCAGGGACATAAAATCCTGGTTCATGGAGGAGGAAAAATCGCTACCGATTTAGCCAAAACCATGCAAATTCCTCAGCAAATGGTAGAAGGCAGAAGGGTTACCAATGCCAATACACTGCAGCTGATAACCATGGTTTATGGAGGGTTGATCAGTAAAAATATTGTCGCTCAACTGGCTGCTCAGGGAAATGCTGCAATAGGACTTTCCGGGGCGGATGCCAATACGGTAGTTTCGAAAAAAAGACCAGTAAAAACGGTGGATTATGGTTTTGTAGGCGATGTAAAGAAAGTAAATGCCGAAGCCATACAGAAAATAGTAAATGCTGGTTTTATCCCAGTATTTTGTGCTATTACCCATGATGAAAAGGGACAATTGCTGAATACCAATGCCGACACCATGGCTTCAGAAATTGCTACAGCTTTAAGTGTAAATTTCAAAACATCTTTGTATTATTGCTTTGAGAAAAAAGGAGTTTTGGAAAACGTAGAAGATGAAAACTCGGTGATTGCAGCAATTAATCCTGAAAACTATGAACAACTAAAAGCTGAAGGTAAGATTTTCCAGGGTATGATTCCGAAATTGGACAATGCTTTTTCAGCGATTTACAAAGGAGTGCAAGCAGTACATATTTTACAGGCAGAAGACCTTTTGGCGACCATTAAAAATAAAGAAAACCATGGAACAAAAATTACAGCTTAA
- the argH gene encoding argininosuccinate lyase: protein MKLWDKNKSGEEVEQAKIIEKFTVGNDRDFDLLLAEYDIKGNLAHAEMLSKVGLLSEEEWKLLEKELLLMLEEVKQGKFIIEEGVEDVHSQVEFNLTQKIGEVGKKIHSARSRNDQVLVDLKLFLKEEVKQIAQLTEKLFNRLQSLSEEHKDKLLPGYTHLQIAMPSSFGLWFGAYAEALTDDMELLVSAYNVTNKNPLGSAAGYGSSFPIDREFTTKKLGFDTPNYNVVYAQMTRGKVEKIVAMAMANLAGTLSKFSYDVCLYINQNFGFVKFPDALTTGSSIMPHKKNPDVFELVRAKSNRIQSLPNELILMTNNLPSGYHRDWQLTKEILFPGIESLKDCLSILDYMLQYIEVKDGILEDPKYKFLFSVEEVNKEVLQGLPFREAYKKVGQAIEAGSFETDAKVNHTHLGSIGNLATEQIKTAFYKVFEKMK from the coding sequence ATGAAACTTTGGGATAAAAATAAATCAGGAGAAGAAGTAGAACAAGCGAAAATCATCGAGAAATTCACCGTTGGAAACGACAGAGATTTCGACTTACTTTTAGCCGAATACGATATAAAAGGCAATTTAGCCCATGCTGAAATGCTTTCGAAAGTAGGATTGTTAAGCGAAGAAGAGTGGAAGCTTCTGGAAAAAGAACTACTGCTGATGCTGGAAGAGGTGAAGCAAGGAAAATTCATCATCGAAGAAGGTGTAGAAGACGTACATTCTCAGGTAGAATTCAACCTTACGCAGAAGATCGGGGAAGTAGGTAAAAAAATCCATTCTGCACGTTCCCGAAACGATCAGGTTTTGGTAGATCTGAAATTATTCCTGAAGGAAGAAGTAAAACAGATAGCTCAACTTACTGAAAAACTTTTCAATCGCCTTCAAAGCCTGAGCGAGGAACATAAAGACAAGTTGTTGCCCGGTTACACCCATTTGCAGATTGCCATGCCGTCTTCTTTCGGGTTGTGGTTTGGTGCTTATGCCGAAGCCCTTACCGACGATATGGAGCTTTTGGTTTCTGCATACAACGTTACCAATAAAAACCCATTGGGTTCTGCAGCAGGTTACGGCTCTTCTTTCCCTATCGACCGCGAATTTACTACTAAAAAATTAGGTTTTGATACGCCCAATTACAACGTGGTTTATGCTCAGATGACCCGTGGAAAAGTAGAAAAAATCGTAGCGATGGCGATGGCGAATCTGGCAGGAACGTTAAGCAAATTTTCCTATGATGTTTGCTTGTACATAAACCAGAACTTTGGTTTTGTAAAATTCCCGGATGCGTTAACCACCGGAAGTTCCATCATGCCGCATAAGAAAAACCCTGATGTTTTCGAGTTGGTACGTGCAAAATCCAACCGTATTCAGTCTTTACCTAACGAGCTTATCCTGATGACCAACAATCTACCATCCGGCTACCACCGCGACTGGCAACTGACCAAAGAAATCCTTTTCCCAGGCATAGAAAGCTTAAAAGACTGTCTTTCTATTCTGGATTATATGTTGCAGTATATCGAAGTAAAAGACGGGATTTTAGAAGATCCTAAGTACAAATTCCTGTTCAGTGTAGAAGAAGTGAATAAAGAAGTTTTACAGGGCTTACCGTTCCGTGAAGCCTACAAAAAAGTAGGTCAGGCCATAGAAGCGGGAAGTTTTGAAACCGATGCCAAAGTCAACCATACTCATTTGGGAAGTATCGGAAATCTGGCTACAGAACAGATAAAAACAGCGTTTTATAAGGTTTTTGAAAAAATGAAGTAA
- a CDS encoding Lrp/AsnC family transcriptional regulator: MKYNLDDKNRQILEILQQDAKLSVKEIASRIQLSFTPTYERIKNMEEAGIISKYVALVDRQKVGLKVAAYCNVTLKEQSKFALLKFEDAIKSIPEIIETISVSGNYDYMLKIVATDIESYNKFIIETVSNLPNIGQYHSSIVMTEVKKETAFKIPGTDDTI, translated from the coding sequence ATGAAATACAATCTTGACGACAAAAACAGACAAATTTTAGAAATCCTTCAACAGGATGCTAAATTATCTGTAAAAGAAATCGCTTCTCGTATTCAACTTTCATTTACCCCTACGTATGAAAGAATTAAGAATATGGAGGAAGCCGGGATTATTAGCAAGTATGTCGCCCTGGTGGATCGACAAAAAGTAGGACTAAAAGTCGCTGCTTATTGCAATGTTACTCTAAAAGAGCAATCTAAATTTGCACTTTTAAAATTTGAAGATGCTATTAAAAGTATCCCTGAAATTATTGAAACTATAAGCGTTTCTGGAAATTATGATTATATGCTTAAAATCGTAGCTACAGATATCGAAAGTTACAATAAATTCATCATCGAAACGGTTTCTAATCTTCCTAACATCGGACAATACCACAGTAGTATTGTCATGACAGAAGTAAAAAAAGAAACGGCTTTTAAAATACCAGGAACAGACGATACTATCTAA
- a CDS encoding acetylornithine carbamoyltransferase, which produces MAKIQKFTCVNDVPNLQQALQECLEIKENTLATPDFGKNKTVGLVFLNPSLRTRISMQKACQNLGLNFIIINAGQDAWTWELHDGAVMDGITVEHIKDAAKVLSEYCDVIALRCFPAFKDKEEDAQDKVLKQFIEHASVPIISLESATRHPLQSFTDMLTIKENWKEERKPKIVLTWAPHIKSIAHSVSNSFCEWVKEIDADVVVTHPEGYNLPTEFTDGLEIVHDQQEALKDADFVYVKNWSSYSDYGATPEVKEDWMLTLDKLKATNNAKIMHCLPVRRNVEISDEVLDSENSLIYQQAGNRLITAQWVLKNIL; this is translated from the coding sequence ATGGCTAAAATACAGAAATTTACTTGTGTAAACGACGTTCCTAACCTTCAACAAGCGCTTCAGGAATGTTTAGAAATCAAAGAGAATACTTTAGCAACCCCTGATTTTGGAAAAAATAAAACCGTAGGTTTGGTTTTCCTGAATCCGAGTTTGAGAACCAGAATCAGCATGCAAAAAGCTTGTCAGAATTTAGGCCTTAACTTTATCATCATCAACGCCGGACAAGATGCCTGGACCTGGGAATTGCACGATGGAGCCGTAATGGACGGAATCACCGTAGAGCATATTAAAGACGCCGCAAAAGTATTAAGCGAATATTGTGATGTGATTGCTTTACGTTGTTTCCCGGCATTTAAAGACAAAGAAGAAGATGCACAGGACAAAGTTTTGAAACAATTTATCGAACATGCATCGGTTCCAATTATTTCATTGGAATCAGCAACTCGTCACCCGTTGCAAAGTTTTACCGATATGCTGACTATTAAAGAAAACTGGAAAGAAGAACGTAAACCGAAAATCGTGTTAACCTGGGCACCACATATTAAATCTATTGCACATTCTGTTTCCAATTCTTTCTGTGAATGGGTGAAAGAAATCGATGCTGATGTAGTCGTTACCCATCCTGAAGGCTATAATTTACCAACTGAATTTACCGATGGATTGGAAATTGTCCACGATCAGCAGGAAGCGTTGAAAGATGCCGACTTTGTGTATGTGAAAAACTGGTCTTCTTATTCCGATTACGGAGCAACCCCAGAGGTAAAAGAAGACTGGATGCTGACTTTAGATAAGCTGAAAGCAACCAATAATGCGAAAATTATGCACTGTTTGCCGGTACGTAGAAATGTAGAAATCAGTGATGAAGTTTTGGATAGTGAAAATTCATTGATTTACCAACAAGCCGGAAACCGTTTGATTACCGCACAATGGGTTCTGAAAAATATTTTATAA